Proteins encoded together in one Acidobacteriota bacterium window:
- a CDS encoding glycosyltransferase — protein MRIVFLTHRLPYAPNRGDRTRAFHELRLLTTRHETHLLSLVHDREERSHGRDLHGTVASVSTALVPRFRNLARGALRLATARPLTHSLLDAPQVLPMLERLVSRVRPDLVIAYCSGMVRFAFEPPLAGVPYLLDMVDVDSEKWAALARTGPRLMRWIYAREARELKRFEAEATCRARWTFVVNDREAASLRALAGQHARITVLPNGVDLSGLAPVSPPATSSDVVFCGVMDYAPNEQGALWMAGEVWPRVTAARREARLLLVGANPTRRLLQLPRRDTSVVVTGSVSDVRPYLWNGAVSAAPLMIARGVQNKVLEAVAAGLPAVVTPVVAEGLPVEVMPACRVAGSPEAFAEALTNLLALAPGDRRRIASTARLGDMQWDRRLQPLLDTVERLAVRSPSSPRRN, from the coding sequence ATGAGGATCGTCTTCCTCACCCACCGGCTTCCTTACGCCCCGAACCGCGGCGACCGCACTCGCGCCTTCCACGAGCTCCGGCTGCTGACCACGCGTCACGAGACACATCTGCTCTCGCTGGTGCACGATCGGGAGGAGCGCTCGCACGGCCGCGACCTCCACGGCACGGTCGCCAGCGTGAGTACCGCGCTCGTGCCACGGTTCCGGAACCTCGCCCGCGGAGCATTGAGACTCGCCACAGCGCGTCCTCTGACCCACAGCCTGCTCGACGCTCCACAGGTTCTCCCGATGCTGGAGCGTCTTGTGTCGCGGGTTCGTCCAGACCTCGTGATCGCCTACTGCTCCGGCATGGTCCGGTTTGCCTTCGAACCGCCGCTTGCAGGTGTCCCCTACCTGCTGGACATGGTGGACGTGGACTCTGAGAAGTGGGCCGCGTTGGCTCGGACTGGACCTCGTCTGATGCGATGGATATACGCGCGAGAAGCCAGAGAACTGAAGCGGTTCGAGGCTGAGGCGACCTGCCGCGCGCGGTGGACGTTCGTGGTCAACGATCGCGAGGCCGCCAGCCTGCGGGCGCTGGCGGGACAACATGCCCGGATTACGGTCCTGCCAAACGGCGTCGACCTGTCTGGCCTGGCGCCGGTTTCTCCGCCGGCGACGTCGAGCGACGTTGTGTTCTGCGGTGTGATGGACTACGCCCCGAACGAGCAAGGGGCTCTTTGGATGGCGGGCGAGGTGTGGCCCCGGGTGACGGCAGCGCGGCGAGAGGCGCGCCTGCTGCTCGTCGGCGCCAACCCGACGAGGCGGCTGCTGCAGTTGCCTCGACGGGACACGTCGGTGGTTGTGACGGGCTCCGTGTCAGACGTCAGGCCTTATCTGTGGAACGGAGCGGTTTCCGCGGCGCCCTTGATGATTGCGCGGGGAGTCCAGAACAAAGTGCTGGAGGCCGTAGCGGCTGGTCTTCCGGCGGTAGTTACCCCCGTCGTTGCCGAAGGACTCCCGGTCGAGGTCATGCCCGCTTGTCGCGTGGCCGGCTCACCCGAGGCATTCGCCGAAGCCCTGACGAACCTGCTGGCGCTTGCCCCTGGAGACCGTCGCCGCATCGCGAGCACCGCTCGCCTCGGCGATATGCAGTGGGACCGTCGCCTGCAACCGTTGCTGGATACGGTCGAACGCCTTGCCGTACGTTCCCCTAGCTCACCGAGAAGAAACTGA
- the wecB gene encoding UDP-N-acetylglucosamine 2-epimerase (non-hydrolyzing), with protein MAGARPNFMKVAPVLDAARSHSDIDAKLVHTGQHYDERMSALFFEELGLPRPDAHLGVGSGTHAVQTARIMEAFDGFLDRSPADIVLVVGDVNSTIACGLVAVKRGIRVAHVEAGLRSRDWTMPEEVNRILTDQISDYLFTTERSAEDNLRAEGIAAERVHFVGNVMIDTLLRHREKARGREILHDLRLTPRGYAACTLHRPGNVDTPEAAENTVRALEALAARLPVVLPIHPRTESRFADFGLLDQLRAWRNVILVEPLGYLDFLALMDNARLVFTDSGGIQEETTVLGVPCLTFRENTERPITITQGTNQLVGLDPTRVAAAADEILSGHSPAGRIPDLWDGRAAERIVAILA; from the coding sequence GTGGCAGGAGCTCGCCCGAACTTCATGAAGGTGGCGCCGGTCCTCGATGCGGCGCGGAGCCATTCCGACATTGACGCCAAACTGGTCCACACGGGACAGCACTACGACGAGCGGATGTCGGCGCTCTTCTTTGAGGAGCTGGGCCTGCCCAGGCCGGATGCGCACCTCGGCGTCGGGTCGGGAACCCACGCGGTTCAGACAGCCCGGATCATGGAGGCGTTCGACGGGTTCCTCGACAGGTCTCCGGCCGACATCGTGCTGGTTGTCGGCGACGTGAATTCGACAATCGCCTGCGGCCTCGTGGCGGTGAAGAGAGGTATTCGGGTGGCGCACGTCGAAGCAGGGCTTCGAAGCCGGGATTGGACGATGCCCGAAGAGGTCAATCGCATTCTGACGGACCAGATCTCCGACTACCTCTTCACGACGGAGCGTTCGGCCGAAGACAATCTGCGGGCGGAGGGCATCGCGGCGGAGCGGGTGCATTTCGTCGGCAACGTCATGATCGACACGCTGCTGCGCCACCGCGAGAAGGCTCGTGGGCGCGAGATTCTCCACGACCTGCGGCTGACGCCGCGAGGCTACGCCGCGTGCACGCTTCACCGGCCAGGCAACGTGGACACGCCGGAAGCCGCCGAGAACACCGTGCGGGCGCTCGAGGCGCTGGCTGCCCGATTGCCGGTGGTGCTGCCAATCCATCCACGGACCGAGTCGCGGTTCGCCGACTTCGGCTTGCTCGATCAATTGCGGGCGTGGCGGAACGTGATCCTGGTCGAGCCCCTTGGGTACCTGGACTTTCTGGCGCTGATGGACAACGCCAGGCTCGTGTTCACCGACTCGGGCGGAATCCAGGAAGAGACAACCGTGCTGGGCGTCCCGTGCCTCACATTCAGGGAGAATACGGAAAGACCAATCACCATCACCCAGGGAACGAACCAGCTCGTCGGGCTCGACCCCACCCGTGTCGCGGCGGCCGCCGACGAGATTCTCTCCGGGCATAGCCCGGCCGGCCGTATCCCCGACCTGTGGGACGGTCGGGCAGCGGAGCGCATCGTCGCAATTCTGGCGTGA
- a CDS encoding FemAB family PEP-CTERM system-associated protein, which yields MSLGQDQLTDDDSTLEVSSTVTPAEWDAYVAAHPDASGYHQWCWRGLFERVFGHETIYLAARRDRRGAEGPPSPHGFGEASGSANVVGVLPLVSFRSLFFGKFLVSLPFVNYGGVIADDDHAARALVDAAGIEAARRGAASVELRHTRRMFPDLPVKQHKVAMTLALPADEETAWKGFDNKLRNQIRKAEKSNLEARVGGLELLDDFYTVFARNMRDLGTPVYSRRLFEQVLESIPDARAYSVRMDGSPVAAGITIGYRTAVENPWASSLREHRALNPNMLLYWTMLRDSIGRGYRVFDFGRSTPNEGTYQFKKQWGAQESPFFWEYILKDGATLPDHNPKSTKFSMAVSAWQKLPLGIANALGPRIVRSIP from the coding sequence GTGTCTCTTGGCCAAGACCAGTTGACGGATGACGACTCTACTCTGGAAGTGTCTTCCACCGTCACTCCGGCCGAATGGGACGCCTATGTCGCGGCCCATCCTGACGCCTCCGGCTACCACCAGTGGTGCTGGCGGGGGCTCTTCGAGCGCGTCTTCGGCCACGAGACGATCTATCTAGCAGCTCGCAGGGACAGGCGGGGGGCGGAGGGCCCGCCTTCGCCTCACGGCTTCGGCGAGGCGAGCGGCAGCGCCAACGTCGTTGGCGTGCTGCCGCTCGTCAGCTTCAGGAGCCTCTTCTTCGGCAAGTTCCTCGTCTCCCTTCCTTTCGTCAACTACGGCGGCGTCATTGCGGATGACGACCACGCCGCGCGGGCGCTCGTTGACGCGGCGGGAATAGAGGCTGCGCGCCGCGGCGCCGCCTCAGTTGAACTGCGGCACACGCGCCGAATGTTCCCGGATTTGCCGGTGAAACAGCACAAGGTGGCGATGACGCTGGCGTTGCCGGCGGACGAGGAAACCGCCTGGAAGGGATTCGACAACAAACTGCGCAACCAGATCCGGAAGGCGGAGAAGAGCAACCTGGAAGCACGGGTCGGCGGCCTGGAGTTGCTGGACGATTTCTACACAGTGTTCGCACGCAACATGCGGGACCTCGGAACACCGGTCTACTCGCGCCGGCTCTTCGAACAGGTGCTTGAGAGCATTCCGGATGCGCGCGCCTACTCAGTTCGAATGGACGGTTCCCCAGTGGCGGCCGGGATTACCATAGGCTACCGGACGGCGGTTGAGAACCCGTGGGCGTCGTCGCTTCGCGAACACCGAGCGCTGAACCCGAACATGCTTCTCTATTGGACGATGCTCCGTGACTCAATCGGGCGGGGCTACAGGGTTTTCGACTTTGGGCGCTCGACGCCCAATGAAGGGACGTATCAGTTCAAGAAACAGTGGGGCGCGCAGGAGAGCCCGTTCTTCTGGGAGTACATCCTGAAGGACGGCGCGACGCTTCCTGATCACAATCCGAAGAGCACGAAGTTCTCGATGGCCGTTTCCGCTTGGCAGAAGCTGCCGCTTGGAATTGCCAACGCGCTTGGTCCACGCATCGTTCGGAGTATTCCATGA
- a CDS encoding DUF3473 domain-containing protein: MTNPAPIINALTIDVEDYFQVSAFERVVARERWGEYESRVAANTDRLLGILAEADVRVTFFVLGWVAERDAMIVKRIAGAGHEIASHGYGHRLVYNQTRDEFREDIRRAKGVLEAAGGKPVMGYRAPSFSITERSLWALDILIEEGFTYDASIFPIHHDRYGIPNAPRHPFWISAGAGSAGAAGAGNLVRVGGDHSPGAVNGPGLLEIPGSTIRVGGVNFPAGGGGFFRLLPYWWTRAGIRRVNETEGRPAIFYLHPWEVDPNQPRLAASPLSRFRHYCNLAKTEPRLRRLLGDFRFGTIAETIAATV, translated from the coding sequence ATGACCAATCCCGCACCCATCATCAATGCCCTGACCATCGACGTGGAGGACTACTTCCAGGTCTCCGCGTTCGAGCGCGTGGTGGCGAGGGAGCGTTGGGGCGAGTACGAGAGCCGCGTGGCGGCGAACACCGACCGGTTGCTGGGGATTCTTGCCGAGGCGGACGTGCGGGTGACGTTCTTCGTTCTAGGGTGGGTGGCCGAGCGCGACGCGATGATCGTCAAGCGCATCGCCGGGGCCGGTCACGAGATCGCGTCGCACGGCTACGGGCACAGGCTGGTCTACAACCAGACGAGGGACGAATTCAGGGAAGACATCCGGCGGGCGAAGGGTGTGCTCGAGGCGGCGGGCGGGAAACCCGTGATGGGCTACCGGGCGCCGAGTTTCTCGATCACCGAGCGGTCGCTCTGGGCGCTCGACATCCTGATCGAGGAAGGGTTCACCTACGACGCCAGCATCTTCCCGATCCACCACGACCGGTACGGGATCCCGAACGCGCCGAGGCATCCGTTCTGGATATCCGCTGGCGCCGGAAGTGCGGGTGCGGCCGGGGCAGGCAATCTGGTTCGTGTAGGCGGGGACCACAGCCCCGGCGCCGTCAATGGTCCCGGGTTGCTCGAAATCCCCGGCTCCACCATCCGCGTTGGCGGCGTGAACTTTCCAGCTGGCGGCGGCGGCTTCTTTCGCCTTCTGCCGTACTGGTGGACCCGCGCCGGCATCCGTCGTGTGAACGAAACGGAAGGGCGGCCGGCGATCTTCTACCTGCATCCGTGGGAAGTCGATCCGAATCAGCCGAGGCTGGCCGCGTCCCCGCTCAGCCGGTTCCGGCACTATTGCAACCTGGCGAAGACCGAACCGAGGCTTCGACGGCTGCTCGGCGACTTCCGTTTCGGCACGATCGCGGAGACCATCGCGGCAACGGTCTGA
- a CDS encoding fatty acid--CoA ligase family protein, whose amino-acid sequence MIEFLLDVFNENKSDDAIIWRDRPFTYGWLADRVSAWQASLDKEQVQAGSVVILEADFSPNAVALFLALIERRCTLVPLTKSVESKKDEFIEIAEGEVRVAIDEADHVTFAWIPRKATHQLYSVLRARNHPGLILFSSGSTGKSKAALHDLTGILEKFKIRRNKQRTITFLLYDHIGGVNTLLYTLSNGGCVITVQERSPEKVLEAVQKHKAALLPTSPTFINMILFSEAYKQYDLSTLKTVTYGTEPMPETTLARFHQLFPHITLLQTYGLSEVGILRSKSKSSDSLWVKIGGEGFATRVVDGILHIKAQSAMLGYLNAPSPFSEDGWFITGDEVLVDGEYFRILGRRSELINVGGEKVYPAEVGSVVQEVENVAEVTVYGEKNPITGSIVCADVGLTNPEDPKTAAARIKKHCRERLASFKVPMKVNIVHEEMHSERFKKMRVKASET is encoded by the coding sequence TCTTCAACGAAAACAAGAGTGATGACGCCATCATCTGGCGCGACCGGCCATTCACGTATGGCTGGCTCGCGGATCGCGTCTCGGCGTGGCAGGCGTCTCTGGACAAGGAACAGGTGCAGGCGGGAAGCGTTGTCATCCTCGAAGCGGATTTTTCGCCCAACGCTGTCGCCCTCTTCCTCGCGCTCATCGAGCGCCGTTGCACGCTCGTCCCTCTGACCAAATCGGTTGAGTCGAAGAAGGATGAGTTCATCGAGATTGCCGAAGGCGAAGTGCGGGTCGCGATAGACGAGGCAGATCACGTGACCTTCGCGTGGATCCCGCGCAAAGCAACCCACCAGCTGTATTCCGTGCTGCGGGCGCGGAACCACCCGGGGCTGATCCTCTTCTCGTCCGGCTCGACAGGGAAGAGCAAGGCCGCCTTGCACGACCTGACGGGAATCCTGGAGAAGTTCAAGATTCGCCGCAATAAACAGCGCACCATCACGTTCCTGCTGTACGACCACATTGGCGGCGTCAACACCTTGCTCTATACGCTCTCCAATGGCGGATGCGTCATCACCGTGCAGGAGCGCTCGCCGGAGAAGGTGCTCGAAGCCGTGCAGAAGCACAAAGCGGCACTGCTGCCGACCTCCCCGACGTTCATCAACATGATTCTGTTCAGCGAGGCATACAAACAGTACGACCTGTCCACGCTGAAGACCGTGACGTATGGAACCGAGCCGATGCCCGAGACGACGCTTGCCCGTTTCCATCAACTGTTCCCGCATATCACGCTGCTGCAGACATATGGCCTGAGCGAAGTCGGCATCCTGCGGTCGAAGTCGAAGAGCTCCGATTCGCTGTGGGTCAAGATCGGCGGCGAGGGGTTCGCGACGCGTGTGGTGGACGGCATCCTGCACATCAAGGCGCAGTCGGCGATGCTCGGATATCTGAACGCCCCCAGCCCGTTCAGCGAAGACGGATGGTTCATCACTGGTGACGAAGTGTTGGTCGACGGCGAGTACTTCCGCATTCTGGGTCGCCGTTCCGAGCTCATCAACGTCGGGGGCGAGAAGGTGTATCCGGCCGAAGTGGGATCGGTCGTTCAGGAAGTGGAGAACGTCGCCGAAGTGACCGTATATGGCGAGAAGAACCCCATTACGGGCAGCATCGTATGCGCGGATGTGGGCCTGACCAACCCCGAAGACCCAAAGACCGCCGCGGCGCGCATCAAGAAGCACTGCCGCGAACGCCTGGCGTCCTTCAAGGTGCCGATGAAGGTCAATATTGTGCACGAAGAGATGCACAGTGAGCGTTTCAAGAAGATGCGCGTGAAGGCAAGCGAGACATAG